From a region of the Methanoculleus receptaculi genome:
- a CDS encoding VWA domain-containing protein: MMRWVYACLVIGLVLLAAPVAGQVPDAVTVSTDTAWLTAGSGETAAITVSVTNSTPAAGVGGVRVELSVDGTDGSITPAEVVTAADGKATARFRPGTKSGTARITATVLYEGLDEPLTDSVEQHIDHAAPYRLAGLWYDPEVIVGETTDIVLRMEDRYGNPVDSRRVAETVTFMVGSPTGGARFEESGSDKATVEVDETGNATARLCVDTVAGENIVYIGPPASAGPGRYITITTAGSEPAGIDLVVDPASASVPADGDKMIRLTYTLRDAFGNSAPAQGLWVNATIQRVDGPDEQSVLLYSNRYGQVMVTYGPEDSMGTATITATAAANSSVSVTQVVEFTSTEPVEMVLSASPQSMPSRDVDPDSVAQLRAKVMDIKGNPVEGETVTFEIDTGSINHEGVELVGNPYLGETPGQNELTAVTDENGYATVSFHPGEFAEPVDGKRIAARGNATVIATWGTAVRNLILTWMNYPYLSVETEVSPATIGMNDTVDVTIRLKGDGYELQPDPIDVVLVIDRSGSMSETDMEGDETRMAAAKAAANNFVDQMDFTPDQDRVALVSFAFDATLNQGLTSDSDKIKGAINNSLSAEGATNMRLAYYTAIKYLKENGRSNAVKAVILMSDGDWNYHGSPLAKGTGYPDSDLHLSTRYPQYNTAILSGYPWSGSDYDFGSEKYEWYQALPDPNGTLDRQSSWYRYSPYYREYNGRVCDNGQFTNQNMSVYANSGNETDKVRIYSIGFASVLNSNVEEDLGVLSEATGGEYVWAGNEDELREVYTTIAGELKTEAGVNTTMTVFENVEVNETPIDAFKVFDYRHENGVSTYILNKSGNDTILYEGTIDQTTGWKNNHNLHFDIGTIHLNQVWEAKIRLAVNSSYEAGDYNNINIFGPGASLSFNNGEDTLDLPDTFLTVLPDLNNTGITSAWLEVDLEDPKLPADQESFTDTVPLKWTITYNGTSEIHETLAYSNDKLSWTVFWKKTVANSTTGDNAWLDARSLPAGDYWIRLTASAADAPDARDTTNTTIPIGSTSRAYIKIE, from the coding sequence ATGATGAGATGGGTGTATGCATGCCTGGTGATCGGGCTGGTCTTGCTGGCGGCGCCGGTCGCGGGGCAGGTTCCGGATGCAGTTACCGTCAGCACGGATACCGCGTGGCTGACGGCGGGGAGCGGTGAGACCGCTGCCATCACGGTGAGTGTGACAAACAGCACCCCGGCGGCCGGGGTGGGGGGCGTCAGGGTTGAGTTGTCGGTGGACGGCACTGATGGAAGCATAACTCCCGCAGAGGTGGTGACGGCCGCGGATGGTAAGGCAACGGCCAGGTTCAGGCCCGGAACGAAGAGCGGGACAGCAAGGATCACGGCAACGGTTTTGTACGAGGGGCTGGATGAACCGCTGACTGACAGTGTCGAGCAGCATATCGACCACGCGGCGCCCTACAGGCTTGCCGGCCTCTGGTACGACCCGGAGGTGATTGTTGGCGAGACGACGGATATCGTTCTCCGGATGGAGGACCGCTACGGGAACCCTGTGGACAGCAGGCGGGTTGCCGAGACGGTGACCTTCATGGTGGGCTCGCCTACCGGGGGGGCGAGGTTTGAAGAAAGCGGCAGCGATAAGGCCACGGTGGAGGTGGATGAGACCGGGAATGCCACCGCGAGGCTTTGTGTCGATACGGTGGCCGGGGAGAATATAGTCTACATCGGGCCACCGGCATCGGCTGGACCGGGCAGGTACATCACCATCACCACTGCCGGGAGTGAGCCGGCCGGGATCGATCTGGTCGTAGATCCCGCGAGCGCCTCGGTTCCGGCGGATGGGGATAAGATGATCAGGCTCACCTACACCCTGCGTGACGCCTTCGGCAACAGCGCTCCCGCGCAGGGGCTCTGGGTGAACGCCACGATACAGCGGGTGGACGGACCTGACGAGCAGAGCGTTCTCCTCTACTCCAACCGTTACGGTCAGGTGATGGTCACCTACGGCCCTGAAGACTCCATGGGCACTGCGACCATCACTGCAACCGCTGCCGCGAACTCAAGCGTGAGCGTAACGCAGGTGGTGGAGTTCACCAGCACCGAGCCTGTGGAGATGGTCCTCTCCGCAAGCCCGCAGTCGATGCCGAGCCGAGATGTCGATCCCGATTCGGTAGCGCAACTCCGGGCGAAGGTGATGGATATCAAGGGGAACCCGGTCGAGGGGGAGACGGTGACGTTTGAGATCGATACCGGTTCGATCAATCACGAAGGGGTCGAGCTGGTCGGCAATCCCTATCTGGGTGAGACACCGGGGCAGAACGAGTTGACAGCCGTGACCGATGAGAACGGCTATGCCACTGTCAGTTTCCACCCGGGAGAGTTTGCCGAACCTGTCGATGGGAAGAGGATCGCGGCGCGAGGGAATGCAACCGTCATAGCCACGTGGGGGACTGCTGTCAGAAACCTCATCCTGACCTGGATGAACTACCCCTACCTCTCGGTGGAGACGGAGGTATCCCCGGCGACTATCGGGATGAACGATACCGTCGATGTAACGATCAGGCTGAAGGGCGATGGGTATGAGTTGCAGCCGGATCCGATAGATGTTGTGCTGGTGATCGATCGGTCGGGGAGTATGAGTGAGACGGACATGGAAGGAGACGAAACGAGGATGGCAGCGGCGAAGGCTGCGGCAAACAACTTTGTTGACCAGATGGACTTTACCCCCGACCAGGACCGGGTGGCGCTGGTCTCGTTTGCCTTCGACGCCACGCTGAACCAGGGGTTGACCAGTGACTCTGACAAGATTAAGGGCGCGATCAACAACAGCCTGTCAGCGGAAGGTGCAACGAACATGAGGCTGGCGTATTACACCGCGATCAAGTACCTCAAGGAGAACGGAAGGTCCAATGCAGTCAAGGCAGTCATCCTCATGAGCGACGGCGACTGGAACTACCATGGTTCCCCACTCGCGAAAGGAACTGGTTACCCGGATAGCGATCTCCACCTTTCAACACGGTATCCGCAGTATAATACTGCTATCCTCTCTGGTTACCCTTGGAGTGGGTCCGACTATGACTTCGGGAGTGAAAAGTACGAGTGGTATCAGGCTCTCCCTGATCCAAACGGTACGCTGGATAGACAGTCGAGTTGGTATCGATACTCTCCATATTACCGGGAATATAACGGTAGAGTCTGCGACAACGGTCAGTTTACCAACCAGAACATGTCGGTGTACGCCAATAGCGGCAATGAAACCGATAAAGTGAGAATCTACAGCATTGGGTTTGCTTCGGTGCTGAATTCCAATGTTGAGGAAGATCTTGGTGTTCTGTCCGAGGCGACCGGGGGCGAATACGTCTGGGCAGGGAACGAGGACGAACTCCGGGAAGTCTATACCACGATCGCCGGCGAACTCAAGACCGAGGCCGGCGTCAACACCACGATGACCGTCTTCGAGAATGTTGAGGTGAACGAAACGCCCATAGACGCGTTCAAAGTGTTTGACTACAGGCACGAGAATGGAGTCTCCACCTACATACTTAACAAGAGCGGAAACGACACCATCCTCTATGAAGGCACCATCGACCAGACCACCGGGTGGAAAAACAATCACAACCTCCACTTTGACATCGGCACCATCCATCTCAACCAGGTCTGGGAGGCCAAAATCCGCCTCGCGGTGAATTCATCATACGAGGCGGGCGACTACAATAACATCAACATCTTCGGCCCTGGCGCAAGCCTCTCGTTTAACAACGGTGAAGACACGCTCGATCTCCCGGATACCTTCCTCACAGTCCTCCCCGACCTGAACAACACAGGTATAACGTCCGCCTGGCTCGAGGTGGATCTTGAGGACCCGAAACTCCCGGCCGACCAGGAGTCGTTCACCGACACCGTCCCGCTGAAGTGGACGATCACCTACAACGGCACCAGTGAGATCCATGAGACGCTTGCATACTCAAACGATAAACTATCCTGGACGGTCTTCTGGAAAAAGACGGTTGCCAACTCGACCACAGGGGACAACGCCTGGCTGGACGCAAGAAGCCTGCCCGCCGGTGACTACTGGATCCGGCTCACCGCCTCGGCGGCTGACGCACCCGACGCCAGGGATACAACAAATACCACGATTCCTATCGGGAGCACGTCCCGCGCCTACATAAAGATCGAGTAA
- a CDS encoding dCTP deaminase — protein sequence MILSSSEIVRRLHDGDLVIEPYHAASQQPASYDLRACETTVLPRGECRLVASIERVELPEDLAGTLRCRSSFARRGVLLGGGFVDPGFRGHLTLCLTNAGREEIHVQEGDRVVQIVLHEVLNADRAYAGRYQDSVGVVHTR from the coding sequence ATGATCCTCTCGTCCAGCGAAATCGTTCGACGGCTCCATGACGGCGATCTCGTCATCGAACCATACCACGCTGCGTCCCAGCAACCGGCATCCTACGACCTGCGTGCCTGCGAAACAACCGTCCTCCCGCGCGGCGAATGCAGACTTGTAGCCTCGATCGAGCGTGTGGAACTCCCGGAAGACCTGGCAGGGACACTCCGGTGCCGCTCCTCGTTCGCCCGCCGCGGCGTCCTCCTCGGCGGCGGGTTTGTCGACCCCGGGTTCCGCGGCCACCTGACGCTCTGCCTTACAAACGCCGGCAGAGAAGAGATCCATGTCCAGGAGGGTGACCGCGTCGTCCAGATCGTCCTCCATGAGGTCCTGAACGCCGACCGGGCCTATGCCGGCCGCTACCAGGACAGCGTTGGCGTGGTGCACACCCGATGA
- a CDS encoding DUF128 domain-containing protein: protein MTPSIRSERKYLEILRILAESHEPLGAKRLSEKMAERGFVLSDRAVQYYLQYLDEMGFTAKVGNRGRLLTEAGIAESKRALVEEQIGFIISKLERLAFRSTFDPLTGKGTVAYNLSLVREEDLPGVTAAFDEVAKTGYGFLNTYRVVETDPRIPDGHIGIMTACSITLDGVLQRKGIPTRLEYAGRIAVDENGSASFLDLIGYRGTSVDPLHLFVSAGLTSINRLVTTGAGVALANVRAVPSAAGSRVEEVVGLMEERGFNFPARRGIGEFNLPEHPYRLFIVAFTGMNMVGSAIEKGYTVKTEIGAGTTPFEDLVGATGSR from the coding sequence ATGACCCCCTCCATCCGCTCTGAACGGAAGTACCTCGAGATCCTGCGGATCCTGGCCGAGTCGCACGAACCGCTGGGCGCAAAGAGACTGAGCGAGAAGATGGCCGAACGCGGGTTCGTCCTGAGCGACCGCGCCGTCCAGTACTACCTCCAGTACCTCGACGAGATGGGGTTTACAGCGAAGGTCGGGAACCGCGGCCGCCTCCTCACCGAGGCCGGGATCGCCGAGAGCAAGCGGGCGCTTGTCGAGGAGCAGATCGGGTTCATCATATCAAAACTCGAACGGCTCGCCTTCAGGAGCACCTTTGACCCTCTGACCGGCAAAGGAACCGTCGCCTACAACCTCTCCCTCGTCCGTGAGGAGGACCTCCCCGGCGTCACAGCGGCCTTCGACGAGGTGGCAAAAACGGGCTACGGGTTCCTGAACACCTACCGGGTCGTCGAGACCGACCCCAGGATACCTGACGGCCATATCGGGATCATGACGGCATGCAGCATCACCCTGGACGGCGTCCTCCAGAGGAAGGGCATCCCCACAAGGCTCGAGTACGCCGGCAGGATCGCCGTCGACGAGAACGGTTCGGCAAGTTTCCTCGACCTCATCGGCTACCGCGGAACGTCAGTCGACCCGCTCCACCTCTTCGTCTCCGCCGGGCTCACATCGATCAACCGGCTCGTGACGACCGGAGCGGGCGTGGCGCTTGCAAACGTCCGTGCAGTCCCCTCGGCCGCAGGCTCAAGGGTTGAAGAGGTTGTCGGCCTGATGGAAGAGCGGGGGTTCAACTTCCCGGCCAGGAGAGGCATCGGTGAGTTCAACCTCCCCGAACACCCCTACCGGCTATTCATCGTCGCGTTCACAGGGATGAACATGGTGGGAAGCGCCATTGAGAAGGGCTACACCGTCAAAACAGAGATCGGCGCCGGAACGACGCCTTTTGAAGACCTGGTTGGCGCTACAGGATCCAGGTGA
- a CDS encoding tubulin/FtsZ family protein yields MRVLTIGLGGAGSRVVDKLYDHDQRSGVHCTNAVVIDVDPNSLLQLPHLPNDARIFFPGVNITDHAAAADLIDIDEVMTRLQRMDTIEIDSILICCGLGGSVIDIAPFIIEKIRVSYVEPIFALAILPCLGEGKRVSAKAADDLEMLQELVDGVILFDNETWSRKLLACERPESAGGSGRRRQPLEAPDPRTHYNMLNERIARQVGLLLRAGEFNEGGVEVAEVVLDAGEVLNTLKDGGLVAVGYATERLPTGLTNLLRRRRSLKDLIQGSHERTARIISLAKRAVYEDISIPCDLTSADKALVLIAGPSAELSMKGFHAVRKWIDRSIAGLEMRSGDYPVRNTAYVGIIVVLSGLSNIPRVGEIQNIRADYMLECEEEASRAPGDLEGDDHASSFEVLSPEWAEYGDETMMEKDEMIDMPAGAGTRQKDETIDISPKPGKREEDGDLILPPRESGREIDLAGSASVTSSVPAPKNSTFDLKGIRVEKTAPRDDGMSGSASFKPVQRPKEGALSGERVTFGHGQRPRDDLFDEAGVRMHGGVPAPKDRLPDGAARPGPRPKEVEPGRGKLRVLDAAAREEEEPDDGITWIL; encoded by the coding sequence ATGCGCGTTCTGACAATCGGGCTTGGCGGCGCCGGGTCGAGGGTGGTGGACAAACTCTATGACCACGACCAGCGAAGTGGAGTTCATTGCACGAACGCGGTGGTTATCGATGTTGATCCAAACTCCCTGCTCCAGCTTCCCCACCTCCCGAACGATGCCCGGATCTTCTTTCCGGGCGTCAATATAACCGATCATGCGGCTGCAGCAGATTTGATAGATATCGATGAGGTGATGACCCGCCTTCAGCGCATGGATACGATCGAGATCGACTCGATCCTGATCTGCTGCGGGCTGGGGGGCAGCGTCATCGATATCGCGCCGTTCATAATCGAGAAGATCCGGGTATCCTATGTTGAGCCTATTTTTGCCCTTGCCATCCTACCCTGCCTCGGCGAGGGTAAACGGGTCTCGGCCAAAGCCGCTGATGACCTTGAGATGCTCCAGGAACTGGTCGACGGGGTCATCCTCTTTGATAACGAGACCTGGTCGAGGAAGCTTCTGGCCTGCGAGAGACCGGAGAGCGCTGGCGGTTCCGGCCGGCGGCGCCAGCCGCTTGAAGCACCAGACCCGAGAACGCACTACAACATGCTCAATGAACGGATTGCCCGTCAGGTAGGGCTTCTCCTGCGTGCCGGGGAGTTCAACGAGGGCGGGGTTGAGGTCGCCGAGGTGGTCCTGGACGCGGGGGAGGTACTCAACACCCTGAAGGATGGGGGGCTTGTCGCGGTCGGTTACGCCACGGAGCGTCTGCCAACGGGGTTGACGAACCTCCTCCGCCGGAGGCGGTCGTTGAAGGATCTGATCCAGGGCTCGCACGAGAGAACCGCACGGATAATCTCGCTTGCAAAGCGGGCGGTCTATGAGGATATATCGATCCCCTGCGACCTCACGAGCGCTGACAAGGCGCTGGTTCTGATCGCCGGCCCTTCGGCCGAACTCTCGATGAAGGGGTTCCATGCAGTCCGCAAATGGATTGACAGGAGCATCGCGGGGCTCGAGATGCGTTCCGGCGACTACCCGGTGCGGAACACGGCGTATGTGGGGATCATAGTCGTGCTCTCGGGGCTCTCAAACATACCGAGGGTTGGAGAAATCCAGAACATCCGGGCGGATTACATGCTTGAGTGCGAGGAGGAGGCATCCCGGGCACCAGGGGATCTCGAGGGGGATGATCATGCCTCTTCTTTTGAGGTTCTCTCTCCGGAGTGGGCTGAATACGGTGATGAGACGATGATGGAGAAGGATGAGATGATCGATATGCCGGCTGGTGCCGGCACCAGGCAAAAAGATGAGACGATCGATATCTCCCCAAAACCGGGGAAGAGAGAGGAGGATGGAGACCTCATCCTCCCGCCCAGGGAGAGTGGACGGGAGATCGACCTTGCGGGGTCGGCCTCTGTGACGTCCTCGGTGCCCGCGCCGAAGAACAGCACATTTGACCTGAAGGGTATTCGTGTTGAGAAGACGGCGCCAAGGGATGATGGTATGAGCGGTTCGGCGTCCTTTAAGCCGGTGCAGCGGCCGAAGGAGGGGGCTTTAAGCGGTGAGCGCGTCACGTTCGGCCACGGCCAGCGGCCGAGGGACGACCTCTTTGATGAGGCGGGGGTGCGGATGCATGGAGGGGTGCCTGCACCGAAGGACAGGCTGCCGGATGGCGCCGCCAGGCCGGGGCCCAGGCCAAAAGAGGTCGAACCGGGACGGGGGAAACTCCGGGTGCTTGATGCAGCCGCCCGCGAAGAGGAAGAGCCAGACGACGGGATCACCTGGATCCTGTAG
- a CDS encoding 5,10-methylenetetrahydromethanopterin reductase encodes MTTYGIEFVPGAINVKQVVKYTKLAESKDIDYAWITNHYNNRHAYPTLAMIAANTDTIKLGPGIMNTFTDTPAAIASFAATLNEISDGRAILGIGPGDLSTLPKIAIQPVKPLARLREGVEQIRKLLTGEEVKKTGKMEFFDYDGAKLTGVTLPGKKGIPIYIGAQGPKMLELAGEIGDGALINASNPKDFEVAIPIIKQAMDKVGKKSFDVGAYTAMSIDMDEKKARNAAKIVAAFIAAGSPPDLLKRHNLDLNNVAKIKEALGRFDFKTVGGLVGDAEIDAFTIAGTPDMVKQKCEDLAKAGVTQIIFGSPLGPDMTTSIRLLGKYIV; translated from the coding sequence TTGACTACATATGGAATTGAATTTGTGCCCGGAGCAATCAACGTAAAGCAGGTGGTGAAGTACACCAAGCTTGCAGAGTCAAAGGACATCGACTACGCCTGGATCACCAACCACTACAACAACCGCCACGCATACCCGACCCTTGCCATGATCGCGGCAAACACCGATACGATCAAGCTAGGACCGGGTATCATGAACACCTTCACCGACACCCCGGCAGCGATAGCGTCCTTTGCGGCCACCTTAAACGAGATCTCAGACGGACGCGCAATCCTTGGTATCGGGCCCGGCGACCTCTCGACGCTTCCCAAGATCGCGATCCAGCCCGTCAAGCCCCTCGCCCGCCTGCGCGAAGGTGTTGAGCAGATCCGGAAACTCCTGACCGGCGAAGAGGTCAAGAAGACCGGCAAGATGGAGTTCTTCGACTACGACGGCGCCAAGCTGACAGGTGTAACCCTGCCCGGCAAGAAGGGGATCCCGATCTACATCGGAGCCCAGGGACCCAAGATGCTCGAACTCGCCGGTGAGATCGGTGACGGTGCCCTGATCAACGCCTCCAACCCGAAGGACTTCGAGGTTGCCATTCCGATCATCAAACAGGCAATGGATAAGGTCGGCAAGAAGAGTTTCGACGTCGGCGCCTACACGGCCATGTCCATCGACATGGACGAGAAGAAGGCCCGGAACGCCGCGAAGATCGTTGCCGCGTTCATCGCCGCCGGATCACCGCCCGATCTCCTCAAGCGCCACAACCTTGACCTGAACAACGTCGCCAAGATCAAGGAGGCGCTCGGTCGCTTCGACTTCAAGACCGTCGGTGGACTCGTCGGCGACGCCGAGATCGACGCCTTCACCATCGCCGGAACCCCCGACATGGTCAAGCAGAAGTGCGAGGATCTCGCGAAGGCTGGAGTTACCCAGATCATCTTCGGCTCGCCGCTCGGCCCCGACATGACCACCTCCATCCGCCTACTGGGCAAGTACATTGTCTGA
- a CDS encoding galactose-1-phosphate uridylyltransferase: MFTIEETRTRRGILQYRRESLTGLQCRISPGRMEREIDTAPIMPPSRDDCPFCPGVLETSTPTFEDGSRIRRGESVTFPNLYPFAGRHVVTVITPEHAPDRFERKNLTDAISSTFEALIRFPGYASINWNYLPSAGASIFHPHLQGIADEKPTHLAEIYLTAGRRYLAKHGHPYWDDFVEHERTSERFLFEDEIFWSANPVPLGEREVRGILPISTLEEFEPHIEPLADGILRVIDFYRGLGTYAFNAAIYFDRDGNSGSGHRAFCSIIARLNPNTLSMCDSAFMERLHLEPVILTLPEDLGALFRRKRSGKTSTTH, translated from the coding sequence ATGTTCACCATAGAAGAGACCCGGACGAGACGAGGGATCCTGCAGTACCGCAGGGAGAGCCTCACCGGGCTCCAGTGCAGGATCAGCCCCGGCCGGATGGAAAGAGAGATCGACACCGCTCCTATAATGCCACCCTCACGTGATGACTGCCCCTTCTGCCCCGGCGTCCTGGAGACCTCGACCCCGACGTTTGAAGACGGCAGCCGAATCCGGCGCGGGGAGAGCGTCACGTTCCCGAACCTCTACCCTTTTGCCGGCCGCCACGTCGTCACGGTGATCACACCTGAGCATGCACCCGATCGGTTTGAGAGGAAAAACCTCACCGATGCCATATCCAGCACATTTGAGGCGCTGATCAGATTTCCTGGATATGCAAGCATCAACTGGAACTACCTCCCTTCAGCCGGTGCAAGCATCTTTCATCCCCACCTCCAGGGGATCGCCGATGAGAAACCCACCCATCTGGCTGAGATCTACCTCACCGCCGGCCGCCGCTACCTTGCCAAACACGGTCACCCATACTGGGACGACTTCGTGGAGCACGAACGCACCTCGGAACGGTTTCTCTTCGAGGACGAGATCTTCTGGTCGGCAAACCCCGTCCCCCTTGGCGAGAGAGAGGTCAGGGGTATCCTCCCCATATCGACGCTTGAGGAGTTCGAGCCACATATCGAACCGCTGGCAGACGGCATCCTCCGGGTCATCGACTTCTACCGGGGTCTTGGCACATACGCGTTCAATGCCGCAATCTACTTTGACAGAGACGGAAACTCCGGGAGTGGGCATCGAGCGTTCTGCTCCATAATCGCCCGTTTAAACCCGAACACACTCTCCATGTGCGACTCGGCGTTCATGGAGAGGCTGCACCTCGAACCCGTCATCCTGACGCTCCCTGAGGACCTTGGCGCACTCTTCAGGAGAAAGAGATCCGGCAAGACATCCACCACCCATTGA